Proteins co-encoded in one Quercus robur chromosome 8, dhQueRobu3.1, whole genome shotgun sequence genomic window:
- the LOC126696300 gene encoding probable serine/threonine-protein kinase PBL17, giving the protein MKRKEFGFIGLQWQQTLNILKDTTSAIVFMHNFEPQFIYADLKPGNILLDEGGKVKIGDFGSAMPNGRNIPTTTPGYSAPEITVHASADVYSLGILMLQLIMKVEEVTFTGAKKRERFNHVCKGEATH; this is encoded by the exons atgaaaaggaaagaatttGGTTTCATAGGACTACAATGGCAACAGACTTTGAACATTCTCAAGGACACAACATCAGCCATTGTTTTCATGCATAACTTTGAACCCCAGTTCATTTATGCAGACCTCAAACCAGGAAATATTTTACTTGATGAG GGCGGAAAAGTGAAGATAGGTGACTTTGGCTCGGCCATGCCAAATGGTAGAAACATACCTACAACTACTCCTGGATATTCAGCACCAGAGATCACAG TGCATGCAAGTGCAGATGTATACAGCTTGGGCATCTTGATGTTGCAGCTTATCATGAAAGTTGAAGAAGTGACCTTTACAGGAgctaagaaaagagagagatttaatCATGTGTGCAAAGGAGAAGCAACGCATTAA